A single genomic interval of Mycobacterium sp. DL592 harbors:
- a CDS encoding DUF389 domain-containing protein has translation MLHLRVIAPVDLRDEVVGVLRRRAGVTHLVVHRDAALEPAGDEISADIARESANDVVDDLKALGLRNRGAITLDVVDTVVSTAAYRAEKEADGDPGDAIVWEELAARTREESTLNVTFLLFLCLACMIAAVGVVTDSPVTVVGAMVVGPEFGPLAALAFALLAGAAGMLSLVSAKSAALVGVFISVTTVPAAGFAVVAASVGDWDIAAESTAQLLLNLVGITVAGVLVLAVRRRHASRPRLVRAR, from the coding sequence GTGCTGCATCTGCGGGTGATTGCTCCGGTCGATCTGCGCGACGAGGTGGTCGGTGTCCTGAGACGCCGCGCCGGCGTGACGCATCTGGTCGTGCATCGCGACGCGGCGCTGGAACCCGCCGGCGACGAGATCAGCGCTGACATCGCCAGGGAGAGCGCCAATGACGTCGTCGACGACCTCAAGGCACTCGGCCTGCGCAACCGCGGCGCGATAACCCTCGATGTCGTCGACACCGTCGTCTCGACCGCGGCCTACCGGGCCGAGAAGGAGGCCGACGGCGACCCGGGCGACGCCATCGTGTGGGAAGAACTCGCCGCCCGCACCCGCGAAGAGTCCACGCTCAACGTCACGTTCCTGTTGTTCCTGTGCCTGGCGTGCATGATCGCCGCCGTCGGTGTCGTCACCGACTCACCGGTGACCGTCGTCGGCGCGATGGTCGTCGGCCCCGAGTTCGGGCCGCTGGCCGCGCTGGCGTTCGCGTTGCTGGCCGGTGCCGCGGGAATGCTGTCGCTGGTATCCGCGAAATCGGCCGCGCTGGTAGGTGTGTTCATCTCGGTGACCACGGTGCCCGCCGCCGGCTTCGCCGTCGTCGCGGCGTCGGTGGGGGATTGGGACATCGCCGCCGAGTCGACCGCTCAGCTGCTGCTCAACCTGGTCGGGATCACCGTGGCCGGCGTGCTGGTGCTGGCGGTTCGGCGCCGCCACGCCAGCCGGCCTCGGCTGGTTCGGGCACGCTGA